The Syntrophobotulus glycolicus DSM 8271 DNA window GGAAGAACTCATCGATAGAATCTACCGATATCTGGATGAAGTTAATGAGGTTCCTGTCGTTTACCATTGGAAATATAAAATGGATGAAATTCAAATCTGATTTGCGCAACTAATTTAAGAATGTTGTACTAGCCCTACCGGTGAAGCAACCCAATTCGCCTACGATGGCCAGGAAAACCTGCGCACAGTCACAGATAACGCCGGAAACACCGCTACCTATACCCTAGATGGCAGCGGCAATGTGACAGATGTAGAAGTCAAGCAAAACGGAACAACTTCGGTCTATAAAAACACCTTTGAATACGATCAATCCGGCAATATGACCAAAGAGACCGCCAAACCCAACTTAAGTAATCCAGCAAACGATAAAACCACCCAATATCTCTATGACGAAGCAGGCAGGCTGACGGGGAAAGTCAACCCCGGCGACAGTACAAGTAACCCCAGCGTAAGTCTTGGCTATAAATACTTCGGCCTGGACTTCCTGAAAATCCTGAACGGACCAAAATATACCTTTGACTATAATCAGGAAGGCCAAACCACCAAAGAAGAACTCTTTAACAGCAGCGACACCAAAATAGGAGAGTTCGACTCCGAATATGACGCTCTGGGCCGGATGAATAAATTCACCGAAAAAGACGGCAGCGGCAATGAAATTGCCAGGTTTGAAAAACCGACCAAAGATTCATCCAAGATAGATATGTATGACCAAAGCGGTAACTTTAACGGATTTGACCTGATCTATAAAGGGCAAACCTCTAATTTCATCACCTACCTGTTCACCTATTTAAGCA harbors:
- a CDS encoding RHS repeat protein, whose product is MTDVEVKQNGTTSVYKNTFEYDQSGNMTKETAKPNLSNPANDKTTQYLYDEAGRLTGKVNPGDSTSNPSVSLGYKYFGLDFLKILNGPKYTFDYNQEGQTTKEELFNSSDTKIGEFDSEYDALGRMNKFTEKDGSGNEIARFEKPTKDSSKIDMYDQSGNFNGFDLIYKGQTSNFITYLFTYLSNNLVKTITAAGKQFNLYFDEGGLFTSRVNPNNTSDEFKYNDAGQVIESKTNSVVPSTNGNTTTTSVSTKWSSQYTYDADGRLTKITDGATGNSSAVYTYNNGTEKLNRLTKAVLANGTYTFDYSYDSRGNILNMDLLIGGSVQEPDVQL